A single window of Vibrio gazogenes DNA harbors:
- a CDS encoding GntR family transcriptional regulator — protein sequence MSITNLKPITKDRTLRSNVAEQLREAIIRGDLTPGTKLTESLLSSQLGVSRGPLREAIRQLVDQGLVETIPYTGTYVANISVQSIQELYTFRTEIEQFAFRLVWDQRTPEFYAEMKQQLDKLTKAIKEEDRDATIIEELELHNIVYKYCGHTLLQDTWKRLRGRLHLYFTLHQKAHNRSGPRVDAHDTYVALACGDSLDLMLNHVKDHMQQGYSKVEMLVGFIQESIDSSNAKAI from the coding sequence ATGAGTATTACAAATCTAAAGCCTATAACTAAAGACAGAACCCTACGCTCTAATGTTGCAGAACAGTTGAGAGAAGCCATTATTCGAGGGGATTTAACTCCGGGAACCAAATTAACAGAATCCCTGTTGTCCTCTCAGTTAGGCGTTAGCAGAGGACCGTTAAGAGAAGCCATCAGACAACTGGTTGATCAAGGACTGGTTGAGACAATCCCCTATACAGGGACCTACGTCGCCAATATTTCTGTCCAATCAATTCAGGAGCTGTACACGTTCAGAACAGAGATCGAACAGTTTGCTTTTAGACTGGTCTGGGACCAACGTACTCCTGAGTTTTATGCTGAAATGAAGCAACAACTCGATAAATTGACCAAGGCTATAAAAGAAGAAGACAGAGACGCCACAATTATAGAGGAACTGGAATTACATAATATTGTATATAAATATTGTGGGCATACTCTTCTACAGGATACATGGAAAAGATTGAGAGGACGGTTACACCTCTATTTTACGTTACATCAGAAAGCTCATAATCGTTCAGGTCCTCGCGTAGATGCTCATGATACTTACGTTGCACTTGCCTGTGGCGATTCACTGGATTTAATGCTTAATCACGTAAAAGACCACATGCAACAAGGTTATAGTAAAGTGGAAATGTTAGTCGGATTTATTCAGGAATCCATTGATTCCAGTAACGCGAAGGCTATCTAA
- a CDS encoding PolC-type DNA polymerase III, producing MPQANSVVILDFETTGLSPNLGDRAIEIGAVKLVDGEVVDSFQQLMNPGFRVSPFIENYTGITNNMLRKAPSCDEVMVSFSEFIAGENLIAHNASFDKRFLDAELERISRGYAGTFACSLLVARRLIQDAPSYKLGELVRYKNIDNDGVFHRALADAQMTAKLWLHMIEDLELSGIANPSFHFMQTVSKTAKGKVNRLLAKSRV from the coding sequence ATGCCTCAAGCCAATTCCGTTGTCATACTCGACTTTGAAACCACGGGGCTCTCTCCTAACCTTGGTGACCGCGCAATTGAAATCGGCGCGGTGAAATTAGTCGATGGTGAGGTTGTCGATAGTTTTCAACAATTAATGAATCCGGGCTTCAGAGTAAGCCCATTCATTGAAAATTATACCGGCATCACCAATAACATGTTACGTAAAGCGCCAAGCTGCGATGAGGTGATGGTATCGTTTAGTGAATTCATTGCCGGTGAGAACCTTATTGCTCACAACGCTTCGTTCGATAAACGATTTCTGGACGCAGAGCTTGAAAGGATCAGCCGTGGTTATGCTGGAACGTTCGCTTGCTCCTTACTGGTGGCAAGAAGACTGATTCAAGATGCACCGTCATACAAACTAGGTGAACTTGTTCGCTACAAAAACATCGATAACGACGGTGTTTTTCACCGAGCATTAGCCGATGCACAAATGACAGCCAAACTTTGGCTTCATATGATCGAAGATTTAGAGCTGTCAGGAATCGCCAATCCAAGCTTTCACTTTATGCAAACCGTTAGTAAAACAGCAAAAGGGAAAGTAAACCGTCTACTGGCGAAAAGCCGTGTTTAA
- a CDS encoding C-terminal binding protein has translation MKIVISDYKSSLNFDINYAISYLRDTLGTDTEIIVYEYNGNNKEFIDVLSDADALITGYLEIDKEIMQNLNNLKIISIMATGFNFIDIQQASRSHIGVAVNQEYCTQEVSEHVMSLLLALNRKLKHYTNDVDAKGIFNYGTTNNLIRLDGSTLGIFGLGKIGRSVAKKAQSFGIKVIAYDPFISEKVANECNVKLLPIDEVLSASDNISINMLLTNENVGFFNMEKFKKMSKRPYIINVSRGALINEDDLVDALDKELIKGAGLDVLVSESPNLDNHPLVKRDNVIITPHSAFYSETSILECQRIACDNVIHYLNGNYDKMFRLINPEILK, from the coding sequence TTGAAAATTGTTATATCAGATTATAAATCATCATTAAATTTTGATATTAATTATGCTATTTCTTACTTAAGAGACACTTTAGGAACTGATACTGAAATTATTGTTTATGAATATAATGGGAATAATAAAGAATTCATTGATGTATTAAGTGATGCTGATGCATTAATAACAGGTTATTTAGAGATCGACAAAGAAATAATGCAAAATCTGAATAATCTAAAAATAATTTCTATAATGGCTACAGGTTTTAATTTCATCGATATTCAGCAGGCAAGTCGTTCGCATATCGGCGTTGCCGTCAATCAAGAATATTGTACTCAAGAAGTATCGGAACATGTTATGTCATTATTGCTTGCGCTAAATAGAAAGTTAAAACATTATACCAATGATGTCGACGCAAAAGGTATATTTAATTATGGCACAACTAACAATCTGATCCGACTTGATGGTTCCACCTTAGGTATTTTTGGTCTTGGAAAAATTGGACGCTCGGTGGCGAAAAAAGCGCAATCTTTTGGAATTAAAGTGATTGCATATGATCCCTTTATTTCCGAAAAAGTTGCGAATGAATGTAACGTAAAATTACTGCCAATTGATGAAGTATTATCCGCATCCGATAACATTAGTATTAATATGTTGCTAACGAATGAGAATGTCGGATTTTTTAATATGGAAAAATTTAAAAAGATGTCTAAGAGACCGTATATCATTAATGTATCTAGAGGTGCATTAATTAACGAAGATGATTTGGTTGATGCGCTAGATAAAGAGTTAATAAAAGGAGCAGGCCTTGACGTATTAGTTTCTGAATCACCGAATTTAGATAATCACCCACTGGTTAAGCGTGATAATGTAATCATAACGCCACATAGTGCATTTTATTCTGAAACATCTATTCTTGAATGCCAGAGAATAGCTTGTGATAATGTTATCCATTATTTAAATGGTAATTATGATAAAATGTTCAGACTGATTAACCCTGAGATATTAAAGTGA
- a CDS encoding aminotransferase class IV — translation MSSHSFSAHASEEDIRNDSIFIYVNGKLVPKEEAMVSVYDSGFMLGDGIWEGLRVYNGQIAFLEDHLDRLYESAKVLDIPLDMPRADLVKALYGTLEANNMVDDAHLRLMVSRGKKRKPFQDPKLTITKPTIVIIAEHSKPSQEVVDKGMSLFTVHVVRGQPNSQDPKLNSHSKLNCITALIQAQKAGADEALMLDPHGFVSTCNSTNFFIIRKGAVWTSSGKYCMNGITRQKVIDVCHANNIPVYEKDFSLFEVYGADEAFTTGTFGGPIPVINIDGRVIGDGVPGEGVMKIRQLYKQLASNLK, via the coding sequence ATGTCATCACATTCGTTTAGTGCCCACGCGTCAGAGGAAGATATTAGAAACGACTCGATATTCATTTATGTCAATGGAAAGTTGGTGCCGAAAGAAGAGGCAATGGTTTCTGTTTATGACAGTGGATTCATGTTGGGTGACGGTATCTGGGAAGGTCTCAGAGTGTACAATGGTCAAATTGCTTTTCTTGAAGACCACCTTGATCGTCTGTATGAATCGGCAAAAGTTCTCGATATCCCGCTAGATATGCCAAGAGCGGATTTGGTAAAAGCGTTATATGGAACGTTAGAAGCTAATAACATGGTTGATGATGCGCATCTAAGACTGATGGTTAGCCGAGGTAAAAAGCGTAAGCCTTTTCAGGATCCTAAACTGACCATAACCAAGCCGACAATAGTTATCATTGCTGAGCACAGTAAACCAAGTCAGGAAGTTGTCGATAAAGGTATGTCTCTGTTTACGGTTCATGTCGTCAGGGGACAGCCAAACAGCCAGGATCCTAAGCTCAATTCCCACAGCAAACTTAATTGCATAACGGCTCTTATTCAGGCTCAGAAAGCCGGTGCCGATGAAGCGTTAATGCTTGACCCTCACGGTTTCGTAAGTACCTGCAACTCAACAAACTTCTTTATTATCAGAAAAGGTGCAGTTTGGACATCTTCTGGTAAGTACTGTATGAACGGAATCACTCGTCAGAAAGTCATTGACGTATGTCACGCAAATAATATTCCTGTTTATGAAAAAGACTTCTCATTATTCGAGGTTTATGGTGCCGATGAAGCATTTACTACGGGTACGTTTGGTGGGCCGATCCCTGTCATAAATATCGATGGCAGAGTTATTGGGGATGGTGTCCCCGGAGAGGGAGTCATGAAGATTCGCCAACTCTATAAGCAATTGGCGTCAAATTTGAAGTAG
- a CDS encoding TAXI family TRAP transporter solute-binding subunit — MKHFIRKHIVTAAIGSMAVMSHTTFAEEVEHFSIGTAGQTGVYYVVGESICKMVNRDSDTHHLRCSAPSTGGSIANLNSIRSNGLNFGIVQSDWQYHAYNGTSDFKKVGPFTKLRSVFSLHSDIFTLVVRDDANIHSFEELKGKRVNIGNPGSGQRATMMNVMKEFGMTTDDFKLAGELKSSEQSQALCDNKIDAFVMVAGHPVANVKEATSTCATHIINVDGPHIDDLVKKYPYYSAATIPGGMYEGTPDDVKTFGLKATLVTSTDTSDKVVYNLVKAVFENFARFKRLHPAFSSLEPEDMITKGLSAPLHPGAIQYYKERGWMK; from the coding sequence ATGAAGCATTTTATTAGGAAACATATTGTTACCGCAGCGATAGGTTCGATGGCAGTCATGTCGCACACTACTTTTGCCGAAGAGGTAGAACACTTTTCTATAGGAACGGCTGGCCAGACAGGGGTTTACTACGTTGTGGGTGAGTCTATCTGTAAAATGGTCAACAGAGATAGTGATACTCATCATTTACGTTGTTCTGCTCCCTCAACAGGTGGTTCAATTGCAAACCTGAATTCAATTCGTTCTAACGGCCTTAACTTTGGTATCGTCCAGTCTGACTGGCAGTATCATGCTTATAACGGGACTTCGGACTTTAAAAAAGTAGGTCCGTTTACAAAATTAAGATCTGTATTTTCACTTCATTCTGACATCTTTACTTTAGTTGTTAGAGATGACGCTAATATCCATTCATTTGAAGAGTTGAAAGGCAAAAGGGTGAACATTGGTAACCCAGGTTCAGGTCAGAGAGCAACGATGATGAATGTGATGAAAGAGTTCGGGATGACAACCGATGATTTCAAACTGGCTGGTGAGCTTAAATCTTCGGAACAATCTCAAGCTTTGTGTGATAACAAGATTGATGCTTTCGTAATGGTAGCAGGTCATCCGGTTGCTAATGTAAAAGAAGCAACAAGTACTTGTGCAACGCACATCATCAATGTTGATGGCCCGCATATCGACGATTTGGTTAAAAAGTATCCTTACTATAGTGCGGCGACTATTCCTGGTGGAATGTACGAAGGTACCCCTGATGATGTAAAAACATTTGGTTTGAAAGCGACGCTAGTCACCTCTACGGATACGTCAGATAAGGTGGTCTATAACTTAGTTAAAGCAGTGTTTGAAAACTTTGCTCGTTTTAAACGGTTACATCCAGCGTTCTCAAGCTTAGAACCTGAAGATATGATCACCAAAGGACTATCAGCACCATTACACCCTGGCGCAATTCAATATTACAAAGAACGAGGCTGGATGAAGTAA
- a CDS encoding TRAP transporter permease — protein sequence MDVVKSQSNSAELDELVTTNDVGGRHPQNMQLKVLVSVAFVWAVFQLWISSSLPYMIDTSLFRWNSNQARSIHLAFAIFLVFLSFPAGKHSPRNRIPVIDWILAVLAAICASYYFIEYDAIATRVGAPIMQDIVIACIGIPLLFEAARRSLGMTLPLIATVFLLYNAFGNHMPEIIAHKGFTLSEIVNHQWITTEGVFGIALGVSTDFVFLFVLFGCLLDKAGAGSFFIKLAFSCIGHYRGGPAKAAVVASGLTGLISGSSIANVVTTGTFTIPMMKKVGFSSEKAGAVEVAASVNGQIMPPVMGAAAFLMVEYVGISYLDVIKHAFLPALISYIGLVYIVHLEALKSGMEGLPRTTPNTGVLRKITGFLFGFLVVSLVALFVYYGLGWVKTVTGESSFYAVSLLTLAAYVGLLFISCKYPDIESDQEDDMAQLPPPRQILFSGMYYFLPVVVLVWCLMIERLSPGLSAFWASVLTIVIILSKPALEAYFRRRASIPYLKGIKDLFDGMVSGARNMASISIATATAGVIVGVVSQTSVGSVLADLVEVLSFGNITLMLLLVAFLCIILGMGLPTTANYIVVSSLMANVIVEVGASNGLVVPLIAVHLFVFYFGLMADVTPPVGLASFAAAAVSGGKPIGTGIIAFQYALRTAMLPFLFIFNSDLLLIDVGFVHAVFIFIISTLAMLLFTSATQGYFLCRSKWWESAILLLVAFSLFRPGFWIDKFEEPYQYVQIAQYLKQNKEINVGTPIRVHVDDEDQSGKPKESVLMIIPYKSGSVHEILKNAGLNIYQDEHTVEVDSVEIGSSAYEAGFKPFQVITGVDQARPQPSRLFVYIPCLFIVFAVGLIQRRRVGTKRLRKYKTQEVGA from the coding sequence ATGGACGTTGTGAAAAGTCAGTCGAATAGTGCCGAACTGGATGAATTGGTGACCACAAATGATGTCGGGGGACGACATCCTCAAAATATGCAGCTTAAAGTACTGGTTTCGGTTGCATTTGTTTGGGCTGTTTTCCAGCTTTGGATATCATCATCGTTACCTTATATGATCGATACCAGCCTGTTTCGGTGGAATAGTAACCAGGCACGTTCAATACATTTAGCGTTTGCTATCTTTCTTGTTTTTTTAAGTTTTCCTGCAGGTAAACATTCCCCCAGAAACCGAATCCCTGTCATAGACTGGATTTTGGCTGTTTTAGCGGCTATATGTGCGAGTTACTACTTTATCGAATACGATGCTATTGCAACTCGCGTCGGGGCGCCCATCATGCAGGATATTGTGATTGCATGTATTGGTATTCCTCTTCTGTTTGAAGCGGCGAGACGTAGCTTGGGGATGACATTACCTTTAATTGCCACTGTTTTCCTACTCTACAATGCCTTTGGCAACCATATGCCAGAAATCATCGCTCATAAAGGTTTCACATTGAGTGAAATAGTAAACCATCAATGGATTACGACTGAAGGTGTATTTGGTATTGCGTTAGGTGTTTCAACCGATTTCGTATTCTTATTTGTACTGTTTGGGTGTTTATTAGATAAAGCTGGCGCCGGTAGCTTTTTCATTAAGCTTGCTTTCTCGTGCATAGGCCACTACAGGGGTGGGCCTGCTAAAGCTGCGGTCGTGGCGTCAGGATTAACGGGGTTAATCTCAGGTTCTTCTATTGCTAACGTTGTGACTACGGGTACTTTTACAATTCCAATGATGAAGAAAGTTGGATTCTCTTCAGAAAAGGCGGGTGCCGTTGAAGTCGCTGCATCTGTGAACGGACAAATTATGCCGCCAGTGATGGGGGCTGCGGCCTTTCTGATGGTGGAATATGTAGGTATTAGCTATTTAGATGTTATAAAACATGCTTTTCTTCCTGCACTGATTTCATATATAGGCCTTGTGTATATCGTTCACTTAGAAGCGCTAAAGAGCGGTATGGAAGGGCTTCCGAGAACAACACCGAATACTGGTGTTTTACGTAAAATAACCGGGTTCCTGTTTGGTTTTCTTGTCGTCAGTTTAGTCGCACTTTTCGTCTATTATGGGTTGGGCTGGGTTAAAACAGTAACTGGAGAGTCGTCCTTCTATGCGGTCTCATTACTGACCCTTGCTGCTTATGTCGGATTACTGTTTATCAGTTGTAAATATCCGGATATTGAAAGTGATCAAGAAGATGATATGGCTCAATTGCCTCCTCCGAGACAAATTCTCTTTTCAGGGATGTATTATTTCTTACCTGTGGTGGTTTTAGTCTGGTGTCTTATGATCGAAAGGTTAAGTCCTGGTTTAAGTGCATTCTGGGCATCCGTTCTGACCATCGTGATTATTCTGAGTAAACCAGCACTAGAAGCTTACTTCAGACGTCGTGCGTCTATCCCTTATCTGAAAGGGATAAAAGATCTGTTTGATGGCATGGTCAGCGGTGCCCGTAATATGGCCAGCATCTCGATTGCAACAGCGACAGCAGGTGTCATCGTGGGTGTCGTTTCACAGACGAGTGTCGGTTCAGTATTGGCCGATCTTGTAGAAGTGCTGTCATTTGGCAATATCACGCTGATGCTTTTGCTGGTGGCTTTCCTGTGTATCATTCTTGGTATGGGTTTACCAACCACGGCGAACTATATCGTTGTCTCTTCTTTGATGGCTAACGTCATTGTAGAAGTTGGTGCTTCTAATGGTTTAGTTGTTCCGCTTATCGCTGTCCATTTGTTCGTTTTCTACTTTGGACTTATGGCCGATGTCACACCCCCCGTAGGTCTTGCTTCGTTTGCCGCGGCTGCTGTCTCAGGTGGTAAGCCGATTGGTACTGGTATTATTGCGTTTCAATATGCGCTAAGAACTGCGATGCTGCCTTTCTTATTTATCTTTAACTCTGATCTACTGTTGATTGATGTTGGCTTTGTCCATGCCGTGTTTATCTTCATCATTTCAACATTAGCAATGCTTCTTTTCACTTCCGCAACTCAGGGGTACTTCTTATGCCGTTCTAAGTGGTGGGAAAGTGCAATTTTGTTATTGGTCGCCTTTAGCTTGTTCAGACCTGGCTTCTGGATCGATAAATTTGAAGAGCCGTATCAATACGTTCAAATCGCACAATATTTGAAACAAAATAAAGAGATAAATGTGGGCACACCAATACGGGTTCATGTTGACGATGAAGATCAGTCAGGCAAACCGAAGGAATCTGTTTTGATGATCATCCCTTATAAATCAGGAAGTGTTCATGAGATATTGAAAAATGCTGGCCTGAATATTTATCAGGATGAGCATACTGTAGAAGTTGACAGTGTTGAAATTGGGAGCAGTGCTTACGAGGCAGGCTTTAAACCATTTCAGGTCATTACTGGCGTCGATCAGGCCAGGCCTCAGCCTTCGCGTCTGTTCGTCTATATTCCATGCTTGTTCATTGTATTTGCTGTTGGATTAATTCAAAGAAGAAGAGTCGGTACTAAGAGATTAAGGAAGTATAAAACTCAAGAAGTGGGGGCCTAA
- a CDS encoding Glu/Leu/Phe/Val family dehydrogenase, which yields MTKPYILVEWNDTETDAKGWLCAYNFVNNYCGGGTRMHPTVTAEEVVRLATAMGYKYKACESVTTGGCKGGIAYDYKAPDAKDVLRRYLKAMSPYINSGVSIGGDLGVDYNDVLEILDEIGIGLPQTQAMRNDPLQQQRIKDHDDVCSMKYDDFLMYDMITGYGSAAALDEAWKLKGNLPEGTRVVLQGFGCAGASMANCLDNWGYKVVGIADANCLVTCEDGLNVKELIKTRKPKGELNLDSFEPSYRIHDNVEWLDIDCDILVPAALEDVINKDNAHKVKASLVVEAANIPVTPEADKILAEKGVDICVDFITNMGGIRIYEVVVFGLVKPEPTAIAEDTMNIIRRQTRKVFEEALASGKTTREVAKELFKPEPSTFPDIPVVS from the coding sequence ATGACTAAGCCGTATATTTTAGTAGAGTGGAATGACACAGAAACGGATGCCAAAGGATGGCTTTGCGCATATAACTTCGTTAATAATTATTGTGGTGGCGGTACACGTATGCACCCAACGGTTACTGCAGAAGAAGTCGTGCGATTAGCTACCGCTATGGGTTACAAATACAAGGCCTGTGAATCCGTTACTACGGGTGGGTGCAAAGGCGGCATCGCGTATGACTATAAAGCGCCTGATGCAAAGGATGTCCTAAGACGCTATCTCAAGGCAATGAGTCCGTATATTAACAGTGGCGTGTCTATTGGTGGGGATCTAGGCGTCGATTATAACGATGTGTTAGAAATTCTAGATGAAATTGGTATTGGACTTCCGCAAACACAAGCCATGCGTAATGATCCATTACAACAGCAACGAATCAAAGACCATGATGATGTTTGTTCGATGAAATACGATGATTTCTTGATGTACGACATGATCACTGGCTATGGTAGTGCGGCGGCGTTAGACGAAGCATGGAAATTAAAAGGCAATTTACCAGAAGGTACTCGGGTTGTTTTGCAAGGTTTCGGTTGTGCCGGCGCTAGCATGGCAAATTGTCTGGACAATTGGGGCTACAAAGTCGTTGGTATTGCTGATGCGAATTGCTTGGTTACATGTGAAGATGGGCTGAATGTTAAAGAGCTCATCAAAACTCGTAAACCTAAAGGAGAACTTAATCTAGATAGCTTCGAACCTTCATATCGTATTCACGATAACGTTGAATGGCTCGATATCGACTGCGATATTTTAGTCCCTGCAGCTTTGGAAGACGTGATCAATAAAGATAATGCACACAAGGTCAAAGCATCGTTGGTTGTTGAGGCGGCAAATATCCCTGTAACACCAGAAGCAGATAAGATTCTTGCTGAAAAAGGCGTCGATATATGCGTTGATTTCATTACTAATATGGGCGGCATACGCATTTATGAAGTGGTTGTCTTCGGTTTGGTGAAACCAGAGCCGACAGCAATTGCTGAAGATACAATGAACATCATTAGACGTCAGACACGTAAAGTATTTGAAGAGGCTTTGGCTAGTGGAAAAACAACTAGAGAAGTTGCCAAAGAGCTATTCAAGCCCGAACCATCAACTTTCCCTGATATTCCTGTCGTCAGTTGA
- the proC gene encoding pyrroline-5-carboxylate reductase: MTQPQKMTMLVIGGGKMGGAIIQGWLKTGLDASHIYLVDMNESVLSQFKQLGINTYKPDEIEQLRAVNFSDVLLALKPQMIGAFAPDYRQLVGSDTCLMSIAAGVSIEQLRSVFTSAASIVRIMPNTPVLVGKGVVVAYTDAGLEIRDKTAALFEPLGNFYWLDHEDQMHAATAVSGSGPAYIFYFCECFMDTATKMGLPEDLAQQIAKDTFIGAAEMIEQQESSVSELRQNVTSPNGTTQAGLERLAHGGLITEQIKACCEAACQRSIEISMELSSQ, from the coding sequence ATGACTCAGCCACAAAAAATGACAATGCTGGTTATTGGTGGAGGCAAAATGGGTGGGGCCATCATACAGGGCTGGTTGAAAACAGGACTCGATGCATCACACATTTATCTGGTGGATATGAACGAAAGTGTATTAAGCCAATTTAAACAACTCGGCATTAATACATATAAGCCTGATGAAATTGAACAGTTGCGCGCAGTTAACTTCAGCGATGTTTTACTCGCACTAAAGCCACAGATGATTGGTGCTTTTGCACCAGATTATCGTCAGCTTGTTGGTTCTGATACCTGCCTTATGTCCATTGCGGCTGGTGTCAGCATTGAACAATTACGGTCTGTTTTTACCAGCGCTGCAAGTATTGTCCGTATCATGCCGAATACACCTGTGCTTGTTGGTAAAGGTGTCGTGGTGGCTTACACAGATGCGGGTTTGGAGATTAGAGATAAAACCGCGGCTTTGTTTGAACCTTTAGGCAATTTTTACTGGTTAGATCATGAAGATCAGATGCATGCGGCGACAGCGGTTTCTGGAAGTGGCCCTGCTTATATTTTTTACTTTTGTGAGTGTTTTATGGATACAGCAACCAAAATGGGGTTGCCTGAAGATCTAGCACAACAAATCGCAAAAGACACCTTTATTGGGGCGGCAGAAATGATTGAGCAACAAGAATCATCGGTCTCAGAGTTACGTCAAAATGTGACGAGTCCTAACGGTACAACACAAGCCGGATTAGAGCGATTAGCTCACGGTGGTCTTATCACTGAGCAAATAAAAGCCTGCTGCGAAGCTGCTTGTCAGCGCAGTATAGAAATTTCAATGGAGTTAAGCAGTCAGTAA
- a CDS encoding MFS transporter: MMNKTLYKYFTILVLSLAGGAIYTLPYLKYVFYDTQLEVMNISNMQSGFLITMYALGGMLTYIPGGILTDRISPRKAISYSLFGTAILGVIYAYTMSYGMALVLWFLFAITTAFVFWTSLLKAISMVGDSSEQARLYGIYYAGNGLAGAVINGLALKAASFGLDPKQSLFYAVIVMAGCILLAGVLVFVVLKDKSDETNPTSSDDKINFSHVKELFKDPMLWCFSIIVFTGYSIFSSTTYFNPYLTNVVGISVEDSGMFSIIRSYLFYLIAPFGGYLADKVFKSTSKLFIVLFTLLAGTFIGVMFLPSTMSATLISIYTLLPGAFGLMLYGLVFSIVREAGISMRVAGTAIGIASIIGYTPDLFLSSMFGYWLDIYGNSGYSMIFSFLGGMSLLGLILATILVKKNQLNERELVTA; encoded by the coding sequence ATGATGAATAAAACGCTGTATAAATACTTTACGATTTTAGTATTATCCCTTGCCGGAGGAGCAATTTATACGCTTCCGTACCTCAAGTATGTATTTTACGATACACAGTTAGAGGTGATGAATATTAGTAATATGCAATCAGGCTTTCTCATTACAATGTATGCTTTGGGCGGTATGTTAACTTATATTCCCGGAGGCATTCTTACAGACAGAATTTCACCGAGAAAAGCGATTAGTTACTCCTTGTTTGGAACGGCCATTCTAGGTGTGATTTACGCCTACACGATGTCATACGGTATGGCTTTGGTTCTCTGGTTCTTATTTGCGATTACTACCGCGTTTGTCTTTTGGACATCGCTATTGAAAGCAATAAGCATGGTCGGTGATAGCAGTGAGCAAGCTCGGTTATATGGTATCTATTATGCCGGTAATGGTTTAGCTGGGGCGGTAATTAATGGATTAGCCTTAAAAGCAGCATCATTTGGCCTAGATCCAAAACAAAGTCTCTTTTATGCAGTCATTGTCATGGCGGGATGTATTCTATTGGCAGGTGTGCTGGTGTTTGTTGTGCTCAAAGACAAATCTGACGAGACTAACCCAACATCAAGTGATGATAAAATTAATTTTTCTCATGTAAAAGAACTGTTCAAAGACCCAATGCTGTGGTGTTTTTCTATCATCGTATTCACTGGCTACTCGATTTTCAGTAGTACGACTTACTTTAATCCGTACCTAACGAATGTTGTTGGGATATCAGTAGAAGACTCGGGAATGTTCTCTATCATTAGAAGCTATTTATTTTACTTAATTGCTCCTTTTGGTGGTTACTTGGCAGACAAAGTATTTAAGTCAACATCTAAGCTATTTATTGTTTTATTTACGTTGCTAGCGGGCACATTTATTGGTGTGATGTTCTTACCATCAACAATGAGTGCAACCTTGATTAGTATTTATACGCTACTTCCTGGTGCTTTTGGCCTTATGCTTTACGGTTTAGTTTTCTCTATTGTACGTGAGGCCGGAATTTCGATGAGAGTTGCTGGGACAGCGATTGGTATTGCTTCTATTATTGGCTATACGCCTGACTTATTCCTTTCTTCGATGTTCGGTTATTGGCTCGATATATACGGTAATAGTGGATACAGCATGATATTTAGCTTCTTGGGGGGGATGTCTTTGTTAGGTCTCATACTCGCTACTATTCTTGTTAAGAAAAATCAGTTGAATGAAAGGGAACTTGTGACAGCGTAA
- a CDS encoding TetR/AcrR family transcriptional regulator, with protein sequence MNKTQEKIAAGLEQAFAEYGFTELGVDGLRDAAQVSLRTLYKYCPSKVDMIIMALEHRHARYLAYLFDDLPTQNQLVLDEIFARVDRWMRDNNSEGCLFHNAVVSHPNSEPIRRLFERHKKEVADKLAESTNLLAMREPLLLIHEGIVQSWLILGAQAISCAKTLISGLRGDALQA encoded by the coding sequence ATGAATAAGACACAAGAAAAAATCGCGGCAGGCCTTGAGCAAGCATTTGCTGAATACGGATTTACTGAGCTCGGGGTGGATGGGTTGCGAGACGCTGCTCAGGTGAGTTTGCGTACGCTCTATAAATATTGTCCATCAAAAGTGGATATGATTATCATGGCGCTTGAGCATAGACATGCACGATATCTTGCATATCTATTTGACGATTTACCGACACAAAATCAACTCGTGTTGGACGAGATTTTTGCTAGGGTTGATCGATGGATGAGAGACAACAATTCGGAAGGATGCTTGTTTCACAATGCTGTGGTTTCTCATCCTAATAGTGAGCCTATACGCAGGCTATTCGAACGGCATAAGAAAGAAGTGGCGGATAAATTAGCCGAAAGTACAAATCTTTTGGCGATGAGAGAACCTTTGCTACTGATCCATGAGGGAATTGTACAAAGTTGGCTAATTTTAGGTGCTCAGGCGATTAGCTGCGCTAAAACTCTCATCTCGGGTCTACGGGGTGATGCATTGCAAGCCTAG